A portion of the Sphaerochaeta pleomorpha str. Grapes genome contains these proteins:
- a CDS encoding V-type ATPase subunit translates to MAYSSTSQYEFINAKLRARIGLMRESHLIDDLMKANSVVEAVHSLRDGSYKDVAKAYDETGDLQQMELVLLKKEIEMYHGIAKLLRGSTSDFVRTLLGKIEVENLKNAIRLWFSSVIRLHSIRYRSEYLFKEKIVSDINWTGLINAVSWDGVVSSLGKSPYAAVLRNFSQEDIQQQGVFYLESALDCEWYRQILEKSEQLSPVDRKIVQEVFKVEIDLNNILMLIRFGWYHKLDKEHLQSLLFPWGRIYRSNNVKTFLAMSPGDRDPVVLLQQYYPDLVESIQKVSTESKEGAHSDELLAKATLKIEHYLQQKRSKEYHYILAGDPFTIGIALAYFFLYTSEDSMIKAILNGKYYGYSEEYIRGVLA, encoded by the coding sequence ATGGCTTATAGCTCAACCTCCCAATATGAGTTTATCAATGCAAAGCTTCGTGCACGTATCGGTCTGATGCGTGAATCCCATCTTATCGATGACTTGATGAAAGCCAATTCAGTAGTTGAAGCTGTGCATTCTTTGCGTGATGGTTCTTATAAGGATGTTGCAAAGGCGTATGACGAGACTGGTGACCTCCAGCAAATGGAACTGGTACTTTTGAAAAAAGAAATCGAAATGTACCATGGCATTGCAAAGCTTTTAAGGGGTTCCACCTCTGATTTTGTACGTACCCTTCTGGGCAAAATAGAAGTAGAGAACCTGAAAAACGCAATTCGCCTTTGGTTCAGCAGCGTAATCCGTCTGCATTCGATACGGTACCGTAGCGAATACCTGTTCAAGGAAAAAATTGTCTCCGATATTAACTGGACAGGTCTGATCAATGCAGTTTCCTGGGATGGGGTAGTTTCTTCATTAGGGAAAAGTCCCTATGCAGCGGTTCTCCGGAATTTTTCCCAGGAGGATATCCAGCAACAGGGTGTCTTTTACCTGGAATCAGCCCTCGATTGCGAATGGTACAGACAGATTCTTGAAAAATCAGAGCAGCTGTCCCCAGTCGATAGAAAAATCGTTCAGGAAGTCTTTAAGGTTGAAATCGACCTGAATAACATCCTCATGCTGATTCGCTTCGGTTGGTATCATAAATTGGACAAGGAGCATCTGCAGAGCCTCTTATTTCCTTGGGGGCGAATCTATAGAAGCAACAATGTGAAAACCTTTCTGGCGATGTCCCCGGGTGATCGTGACCCTGTAGTCTTGCTTCAGCAATATTATCCTGATCTTGTGGAATCAATTCAGAAGGTGTCAACCGAGAGCAAAGAAGGTGCCCACAGTGATGAGTTGCTTGCCAAGGCAACGCTCAAGATTGAACATTACCTTCAGCAGAAGCGTAGCAAGGAATATCATTATATCTTGGCTGGTGACCCTTTTACCATCGGGATTGCCCTTGCCTACTTTTTTCTCTATACAAGTGAGGATTCGATGATCAAGGCAATCTTGAATGGGAAATATTACGGTTATAGCGAGGAATACATCAGGGGGGTGCTGGCATGA
- a CDS encoding fimbria/pilus periplasmic chaperone, whose amino-acid sequence MSLTFMLTVGNLFAYQFSPLEQVFGPTGAESTKTYTILNDGDDSIAIEISAMFRDQDELGAEINTPATAYFSIVPNKVIVKPQSSQIVRVQYRGPKTVTNELAFRLKAEQIPYSKGKDSTEKGMFNFLYIYTTSLYVSPSKAIENIMVRSIVPTVADDGAETMAITVSNLGNVHQLLVASILEITDSKGNSVTLEGTEALSGFDGMNVLAKKTVTKQVPWPAVLSREPGVTYKSKLTYTSN is encoded by the coding sequence ATGTCATTAACTTTTATGTTGACGGTAGGTAATCTTTTTGCTTATCAGTTCTCTCCTTTGGAACAAGTCTTTGGACCTACAGGGGCTGAAAGCACCAAGACCTATACTATACTCAACGATGGCGATGATTCTATTGCAATAGAAATCTCAGCAATGTTTAGGGATCAGGATGAGCTTGGTGCTGAAATCAATACTCCGGCAACGGCGTATTTTTCTATCGTTCCCAACAAGGTAATCGTTAAGCCCCAGAGCAGCCAGATTGTCAGGGTGCAATATCGTGGCCCTAAAACAGTAACCAATGAATTGGCGTTCAGATTGAAGGCTGAGCAGATTCCCTACTCAAAAGGAAAGGACAGTACTGAAAAGGGCATGTTCAACTTTTTGTACATATACACAACCAGTCTCTATGTTTCTCCTTCAAAAGCAATTGAGAATATAATGGTAAGGTCTATCGTTCCTACTGTGGCAGATGATGGTGCAGAGACAATGGCCATTACTGTTTCCAATCTAGGCAACGTACACCAGTTGCTTGTTGCCAGCATCCTGGAGATAACCGATAGTAAAGGTAATTCCGTTACCCTGGAAGGGACAGAAGCGCTTTCGGGATTCGATGGCATGAATGTGCTCGCAAAAAAGACAGTAACGAAACAAGTTCCTTGGCCGGCAGTACTTTCCCGGGAACCTGGGGTTACCTATAAGTCCAAACTTACATATACTAGCAATTAA
- a CDS encoding TetR/AcrR family transcriptional regulator: MAQMTKLALSQSLRQLMSERTLDKITVKEVVARCGVNRQTFYYHFKDIYDLLDWMFAHDGEEFARKYPRIDIDDDGQNTMIAICKSLKDHREVTINVYHSLGRERLDRYLCREAYKLLYQSIKVKGDALGVSDENCRLLANFYKHAFVGITLDWVQDGMAGDIEDIVSRFHPILSGTFDSALKRMAMSH, encoded by the coding sequence ATGGCACAGATGACAAAATTGGCGTTATCCCAATCACTTAGACAGTTAATGAGTGAAAGGACCCTTGATAAAATTACAGTAAAGGAAGTGGTAGCGCGGTGTGGTGTAAACCGACAGACTTTTTATTATCATTTCAAGGATATATATGATTTGCTCGATTGGATGTTTGCCCATGATGGGGAAGAGTTTGCCCGTAAATATCCCCGGATTGATATTGATGATGATGGACAGAATACTATGATAGCCATCTGTAAGAGTCTCAAAGACCACCGCGAGGTAACCATTAATGTATATCATAGCCTTGGGCGAGAGAGGCTTGATAGATATCTTTGTCGTGAAGCGTATAAACTGCTCTATCAGAGCATAAAAGTCAAAGGCGATGCCTTAGGGGTTTCTGATGAGAATTGCAGGTTGCTGGCAAATTTTTATAAGCATGCCTTTGTGGGGATAACCTTGGATTGGGTTCAGGATGGGATGGCCGGTGATATCGAAGATATTGTATCTCGCTTTCATCCAATACTCAGTGGAACCTTCGATTCAGCATTAAAAAGGATGGCAATGTCGCATTGA
- a CDS encoding metallophosphoesterase family protein — MKQNKDKPHSGITDRIVMLLSFAMIVLVIWIALQRRNLALFAWNPMYGNLFIGLVVLSLCIPFLVFLDRKRNKKKGKPRSIGVLSYCVVLLGLVIAIGFPAFEGSFSKSADKKPQLMLLDVNSSRQSPDVGLVWYSEKPGRGKLSYGIAPDRLDTTVAEEKEGKTHALAMTGLQRGETYYYATEADTEIHSFSYFPEFEGGIRLSVSSDAHVGAGTNNLEATRDILAGVTDSSNRYSVFCNLGDVVEMGNSDTQISEQIAFFSPFTTSIPLIQVLGNHDGWFGGHALWRKFYYPEVLRGDKQLYHRFDLSDSIHVFSLDLEWGVESYMADQKKWFTAQLDSLDPDDVIVVMDHAYFFASSTEYQGVPWYDNKEMIDTFHQLFIDHGVDLVFSGHDHQMEHISQDGVDYFIVGALGGEFDDEPTYLSAGSLFRDFAHHGYADVLLKDSQVSVSFRKSDGSVLYSWEKDLP, encoded by the coding sequence ATGAAACAAAACAAGGACAAACCTCACTCTGGAATCACCGATAGAATTGTTATGTTGCTTAGCTTTGCCATGATTGTTTTGGTAATCTGGATTGCCTTACAGAGGAGAAACCTTGCATTGTTTGCCTGGAATCCTATGTATGGGAATCTATTCATTGGTTTGGTTGTCCTGTCCTTGTGCATTCCCTTCTTGGTTTTCCTCGACAGAAAAAGGAACAAGAAAAAGGGCAAGCCCCGTTCTATAGGGGTTCTATCCTATTGCGTAGTTCTCCTTGGACTTGTCATTGCCATTGGATTCCCTGCCTTTGAGGGTAGTTTTTCCAAGTCTGCGGATAAGAAACCCCAGTTGATGTTGCTTGATGTAAATAGCTCAAGGCAATCTCCGGATGTAGGGCTTGTCTGGTATTCTGAAAAGCCGGGTAGAGGGAAGCTTTCCTATGGGATTGCCCCTGATAGATTGGATACGACAGTGGCCGAAGAGAAAGAGGGGAAAACCCATGCTTTGGCAATGACCGGCCTGCAAAGAGGCGAAACGTACTATTATGCGACGGAAGCCGACACCGAGATTCACTCTTTTTCGTATTTTCCTGAGTTTGAGGGTGGAATTCGCCTATCTGTAAGTTCTGATGCCCATGTGGGGGCTGGTACCAATAATCTGGAAGCTACCAGGGATATCCTTGCGGGAGTGACGGATTCTTCCAATAGGTATTCCGTGTTTTGCAACCTCGGAGACGTTGTAGAGATGGGGAACAGTGATACACAAATCTCAGAGCAGATTGCTTTTTTCTCTCCCTTTACTACCTCGATTCCCCTTATACAGGTTTTGGGAAACCATGATGGTTGGTTTGGTGGCCATGCGCTCTGGAGAAAGTTTTACTATCCTGAGGTTCTGAGAGGCGACAAACAGCTCTATCATAGGTTTGATCTCTCCGATTCCATCCATGTGTTTAGCCTTGACCTTGAGTGGGGTGTCGAATCCTATATGGCCGACCAAAAAAAGTGGTTCACTGCACAGCTCGATTCCCTCGATCCCGATGATGTGATTGTGGTAATGGACCATGCATATTTCTTTGCTTCGAGTACCGAGTACCAAGGGGTTCCCTGGTATGATAACAAGGAGATGATCGATACGTTCCACCAACTCTTTATCGACCATGGTGTAGATTTGGTATTCTCCGGCCACGATCACCAGATGGAACATATTTCACAGGATGGGGTCGACTATTTTATTGTTGGTGCTTTAGGCGGGGAGTTTGACGATGAGCCTACCTACCTTTCGGCTGGGTCGCTTTTCAGGGATTTTGCCCACCATGGATATGCAGATGTGCTTCTCAAAGATTCCCAAGTTTCGGTTTCTTTTCGTAAAAGCGATGGATCTGTACTGTATTCATGGGAAAAGGACTTGCCCTGA
- a CDS encoding lysophospholipid acyltransferase family protein: MEKQSFAVRLQGAIFYKSLVLMRKTWKVEIEGQEILDRLYAENKHCLLCFWHGKYIPIFPLLKGYDACVITNQSERGNVITEICRKFGFYNAQIPDEPNRNSYNLMREAMSAKNMCGTASDGPLGPACQVKSGVVRIASALGYSLLPVSVGIRGKIVLKGRWDLREIPLPFAKVCMIFGEPIDLPPNLRGGQVKVWEERATKEISALSIQAETKVEKNKRRKVNATIKGQVS; encoded by the coding sequence ATGGAAAAACAATCTTTTGCAGTAAGGCTGCAAGGTGCAATATTCTATAAGTCATTGGTCCTGATGAGAAAAACCTGGAAGGTAGAAATTGAGGGACAAGAGATTCTTGACCGGCTCTATGCCGAGAACAAGCATTGCCTCCTCTGTTTCTGGCATGGCAAATACATTCCCATCTTCCCTCTTTTAAAAGGATATGATGCCTGTGTCATTACAAACCAATCGGAAAGAGGGAATGTGATTACCGAAATCTGTAGGAAATTTGGTTTTTACAATGCACAGATTCCAGATGAGCCAAATCGTAATTCGTATAACCTTATGAGAGAGGCAATGTCTGCAAAGAACATGTGCGGAACAGCATCTGACGGACCACTCGGACCTGCCTGCCAGGTAAAAAGCGGAGTAGTGAGAATCGCATCAGCCCTCGGCTATTCACTTTTACCTGTTTCTGTCGGTATACGAGGCAAGATAGTCCTCAAAGGAAGGTGGGATTTAAGGGAAATACCCTTACCTTTTGCAAAAGTCTGTATGATCTTTGGGGAACCGATAGACCTGCCACCCAACCTCAGGGGAGGTCAAGTCAAAGTCTGGGAAGAACGTGCCACCAAGGAAATCTCGGCACTCAGCATTCAGGCGGAAACAAAAGTTGAAAAAAACAAAAGGAGGAAGGTCAATGCCACCATCAAAGGACAAGTTTCCTGA